The following proteins come from a genomic window of Proteiniphilum propionicum:
- a CDS encoding phage N-6-adenine-methyltransferase translates to MVENNEWYTPKEIIASLGEFDLDPASSLEAFRLNHSAKKIYTKQENGLSREWDGRVWLNPPYSSPLLQEFLLKMATHSNGIALVFSKIEAKWFHDIVLNRATAIKLLYDRIQFLRADGIRGMQPRNASMLVAYGPDNAKILFKNHIKGKFLSLSK, encoded by the coding sequence GGTACACTCCAAAAGAGATTATCGCTTCACTGGGAGAGTTCGACCTTGATCCTGCCAGCTCCCTGGAAGCCTTCAGACTCAATCATTCCGCAAAGAAAATTTATACTAAACAAGAAAATGGATTATCCAGAGAATGGGATGGACGAGTGTGGCTTAACCCACCCTATTCCAGCCCTTTGCTTCAAGAATTTTTGTTGAAAATGGCAACACACTCTAATGGGATTGCATTAGTGTTCTCCAAAATAGAAGCCAAATGGTTCCATGATATCGTTTTGAACAGGGCAACCGCTATTAAACTACTTTATGACCGTATTCAATTTTTAAGAGCAGACGGGATAAGAGGCATGCAGCCTCGTAATGCTTCAATGCTGGTCGCCTATGGTCCGGACAATGCGAAAATACTCTTCAAGAATCATATAAAAGGGAAATTTTTATCACTAAGCAAGTAA
- the ltrA gene encoding group II intron reverse transcriptase/maturase, protein MKRQQVTAYQSDLFTVAVKDSVCPCVDSEAVSRANTSKALQVEEAGEQERALTLDLMGAVLCHSNITQAYKQVKRNKGVAGIDQMKVDEFATWYHTHGESLLSQLREGTYIPQGVKQVEIPKPNGGKRRLGIPTVTDRVIQQAISQVLSPIYERDFSDYSYGFRPQRSAHDALKKGCEYVQTGRMIVVDIDLKTFFDVVNHDRLMYMLSQKIGDKTLLKLIRKYLQSGIMTGGIVSQRIEGTPQGSPLSPLLSNIVLDELDKELEKRGHKFVRYADDCNIYVRSQMAGERVMESVSNFIESKLKLLVNRDKSQVCEVFQTKFLGHTIQIDGYLTIAKQSIERFKDKVRSITKRNRGVKFEQIIAELQPLMRGWLNYFRYARCKGLLKNLDSWIRRKLRCYRLKQCKRVITLQRFLESRGVDSWQSWILALSGKGHWRKSGCPQTHQALSNKWFESVGLYNLTLNYERLNN, encoded by the coding sequence ATGAAGCGACAGCAAGTTACAGCATACCAGTCAGACCTGTTCACAGTAGCAGTCAAGGATTCTGTATGCCCTTGTGTAGATAGTGAAGCCGTAAGCCGAGCTAATACATCAAAGGCGTTGCAAGTAGAAGAAGCAGGCGAACAAGAACGAGCCTTAACCCTTGATTTAATGGGAGCGGTATTGTGTCACAGCAATATCACCCAAGCCTACAAACAGGTAAAGCGCAACAAAGGTGTAGCAGGAATAGACCAGATGAAAGTAGATGAATTTGCCACGTGGTATCATACTCATGGCGAATCCTTACTATCACAACTCCGTGAGGGAACATATATTCCCCAAGGCGTTAAGCAGGTTGAGATTCCCAAGCCTAACGGCGGTAAACGCAGGCTGGGCATTCCTACGGTAACCGACAGGGTTATCCAGCAAGCCATTTCCCAAGTCTTAAGCCCTATCTATGAAAGAGATTTTTCTGACTATAGTTACGGATTCCGTCCTCAGCGAAGTGCACATGACGCACTAAAGAAAGGTTGCGAATACGTACAGACAGGCAGGATGATAGTTGTGGATATCGACTTAAAGACATTCTTTGACGTTGTCAATCATGACCGTCTGATGTATATGTTATCACAGAAAATTGGGGATAAAACCCTTTTGAAGCTGATACGCAAATACCTTCAGAGCGGAATCATGACAGGGGGTATTGTCAGCCAACGCATCGAAGGGACGCCCCAAGGCAGTCCTCTCTCCCCCTTATTATCCAACATAGTTCTTGATGAACTGGATAAAGAGTTAGAGAAACGAGGACACAAATTTGTTCGATATGCTGACGATTGCAACATCTACGTACGCAGCCAAATGGCAGGCGAGAGAGTAATGGAATCGGTAAGTAACTTTATCGAGAGCAAACTAAAACTACTTGTCAACAGAGACAAGAGTCAGGTTTGCGAAGTGTTTCAAACCAAATTCTTAGGTCACACCATCCAAATCGATGGTTATCTAACCATAGCAAAGCAAAGCATTGAACGCTTTAAGGACAAAGTACGCAGTATAACCAAACGTAACAGAGGCGTGAAGTTTGAGCAAATAATTGCCGAATTGCAACCCCTTATGCGAGGCTGGCTGAACTACTTCCGTTATGCCCGATGTAAAGGCTTATTAAAGAATCTCGATTCATGGATACGCAGAAAACTTCGGTGCTACAGGTTAAAGCAGTGCAAAAGGGTAATCACCTTGCAACGTTTCCTTGAAAGTCGGGGAGTTGATAGCTGGCAAAGCTGGATATTAGCTCTCTCGGGTAAAGGACACTGGCGCAAGTCAGGTTGCCCCCAAACACATCAGGCTCTTAGCAATAAATGGTTTGAATCAGTAGGTCTATACAACCTCACATTAAATTACGAGAGATTAAACAATTAA
- a CDS encoding transposase yields MEKVFFRADSGFFNGGLFDLLEEGKHEYLVKVKLKNLKDLLAGQTWQPVDPRTATCRFIHQCSGWRNPRMFYAVRIIKQMVEVDYFGEKQFVPEYEYFCYCSNLKGLDALQLHTLYGSRSESENWIEQTKNSLCAGKTITHDFWVNDILWQLSSFAYSLSVLMRYRGDFWVWRQEHSTFREWFIRVPGKVVKSGRQVTVKMPKEYYRKAGWRDFEQRITTTMTG; encoded by the coding sequence GTGGAGAAGGTTTTTTTCAGGGCAGACAGCGGCTTTTTCAATGGTGGATTGTTTGATTTGCTGGAAGAGGGCAAACATGAATATTTGGTGAAAGTAAAGCTGAAAAACCTGAAAGATTTGCTTGCCGGGCAGACATGGCAACCGGTTGACCCACGGACGGCGACCTGCCGGTTTATACATCAATGTAGCGGTTGGAGGAATCCCCGCATGTTTTATGCCGTGCGCATCATAAAGCAAATGGTTGAAGTCGATTATTTTGGCGAAAAACAATTTGTACCCGAGTATGAGTACTTTTGCTATTGCTCGAACCTGAAAGGATTGGATGCCTTGCAGCTCCATACCCTTTATGGATCCCGATCAGAGAGTGAGAATTGGATCGAGCAAACCAAAAACTCGCTTTGTGCGGGAAAAACCATCACGCATGATTTTTGGGTAAACGATATTCTTTGGCAACTTTCGTCATTTGCCTACAGTTTATCGGTGCTCATGCGATACCGGGGCGACTTTTGGGTTTGGCGCCAAGAGCACTCTACCTTCCGAGAATGGTTTATCCGAGTGCCGGGTAAAGTGGTGAAATCCGGCAGGCAGGTCACGGTAAAAATGCCTAAGGAGTATTACCGAAAAGCGGGGTGGCGTGATTTTGAGCAGCGAATAACGACAACGATGACCGGATGA
- a CDS encoding glycosaminoglycan attachment site: MKELVPLSQKYFDLIALFTREPFVRLYIKELEFYTDGGSLIGFICLDLIDNNFSAGILSRDKSMQYRAVNVAVDFLSIEDAREWISTSFNENDIIIHDNQSEYFDLFEELKNDDEHIHPHYKLLKESDFFSSAKETVKEISYHYKDIDGNFIEQFQSLNGFDSRIFELYLFCFFREQLFSFKREFEVPDFIINKFGDEIAVEAVTISRKIENMKNITNYQPKAFEEITSDLEDNVPLMFGSVLFDKAKKKYWEKENVRGKPFIIAVADFHDTMSMTWTYNSLLEYLYGYRYDDYKHTEDGELVINPKRINYFKKKNGTKIPAGFFLDEKNKNISAVLFSSTATLSKFNRMGRQAGMGSMSSILIRHMIIYNHEKNADKPNFVSYFVDENSNETWSEGVIIYHNPNAIHPLDPDLFDGTVAQCFFNVDNHLVESEMPLIFPYASYTQNLKTIEKSQRNKTV, from the coding sequence ATGAAAGAATTAGTTCCTTTATCCCAAAAGTATTTTGATCTAATAGCTCTATTTACAAGAGAACCATTTGTAAGATTATACATAAAAGAATTAGAATTTTATACCGATGGAGGTAGCTTAATAGGTTTTATCTGTTTGGATTTGATTGACAATAATTTTTCCGCAGGAATCTTATCCAGAGATAAATCAATGCAATATCGGGCTGTAAATGTAGCTGTTGATTTCCTTTCCATAGAGGATGCCAGAGAATGGATTAGTACTTCCTTTAACGAAAATGATATTATTATACATGACAACCAGAGTGAATATTTCGATTTATTTGAGGAATTGAAAAATGACGACGAACATATACATCCCCATTATAAACTTCTAAAAGAGTCTGATTTTTTTTCGAGCGCAAAAGAGACAGTCAAGGAAATTTCATATCATTATAAAGATATTGACGGAAATTTCATAGAACAATTTCAATCTTTAAATGGTTTTGATTCACGCATTTTTGAATTATATCTTTTTTGTTTTTTCAGAGAACAATTATTTTCATTTAAAAGAGAATTTGAAGTCCCTGACTTTATTATAAATAAATTTGGAGATGAAATTGCGGTTGAAGCCGTCACAATAAGCAGAAAAATTGAAAACATGAAAAATATAACAAATTATCAACCTAAAGCATTTGAAGAAATTACATCTGATTTAGAAGACAATGTTCCTTTAATGTTTGGAAGTGTTTTATTTGATAAAGCTAAAAAGAAGTATTGGGAGAAAGAAAATGTACGGGGAAAACCTTTCATAATCGCCGTCGCTGATTTCCATGATACTATGTCTATGACATGGACTTATAATTCGCTCCTTGAGTACTTGTATGGATACAGATATGATGATTATAAACATACAGAAGATGGAGAGTTGGTTATCAATCCTAAAAGGATAAATTATTTTAAGAAAAAAAATGGAACAAAAATACCTGCTGGATTTTTTTTAGATGAAAAAAATAAAAATATAAGTGCTGTACTCTTTTCTTCGACAGCAACATTATCTAAATTCAATAGAATGGGAAGGCAAGCAGGTATGGGATCTATGAGTAGTATATTAATTCGCCACATGATAATATATAACCATGAAAAAAATGCAGATAAACCAAACTTTGTAAGTTATTTTGTTGATGAAAATTCAAATGAAACATGGAGTGAAGGAGTAATTATTTATCATAACCCAAATGCAATACACCCTTTAGATCCTGATTTATTTGATGGAACAGTCGCCCAATGCTTCTTTAATGTAGACAATCATTTAGTAGAAAGTGAGATGCCTTTAATATTTCCATATGCTTCGTATACTCAAAACCTAAAAACAATAGAGAAATCGCAAAGAAATAAAACTGTTTGA
- a CDS encoding immunoglobulin-like domain-containing protein: MKGLFFLCVVLFISCTFKPSGTEGTDSLSKNRTESVKNDSVKDNMLETYINSLDIRMELEDSIFSMYPDTLHMNIINNSDYKLLTGSRYSMKYFESGIWKSISQLENTIWADVEIPVGPQSSRGSDAILFIRNLKPGRYRIEKEFSIVIPTIKRSPNNIRITLSDEFILN, from the coding sequence ATGAAAGGATTATTTTTTCTTTGTGTTGTTCTTTTTATTAGTTGCACATTTAAACCAAGTGGGACAGAGGGTACGGATTCTTTATCGAAAAATAGAACTGAATCTGTAAAAAATGATTCAGTAAAGGATAATATGTTGGAAACTTACATTAATTCTTTAGATATTCGTATGGAGTTAGAAGATTCTATATTCAGTATGTATCCGGATACCCTACACATGAATATAATAAATAATTCTGATTATAAACTTCTTACAGGGAGTAGGTATTCCATGAAATACTTCGAATCTGGAATTTGGAAAAGTATCTCACAATTAGAGAACACGATTTGGGCGGATGTAGAAATACCTGTGGGCCCCCAAAGCAGTAGAGGTTCTGATGCTATTCTGTTCATTAGGAATTTAAAACCGGGGAGATATCGGATAGAGAAAGAGTTTAGTATTGTGATTCCAACAATCAAAAGAAGTCCAAATAACATCCGTATTACTCTTTCAGATGAATTTATATTAAATTGA
- a CDS encoding ORF6N domain-containing protein: MDLDTIKDKIIFIQGQQVILDTDVAELYGIETRRVNEAVKNNPDKFPEGYIVHLTNSEFEDLRSKFSTAKFSKVRVAPKGFSERGLYMIATILKSPKATETTIAIIETFAKVRELSRNIAGLQRQEDKGIRQSMLQKSGEIIADIISNDFETTGTETTVELNFALLSVKHTVKRKPKPKK, translated from the coding sequence ATGGATTTAGATACAATTAAAGACAAGATTATTTTTATCCAGGGACAGCAGGTCATCTTGGATACAGATGTTGCGGAGTTGTATGGCATAGAGACAAGGCGGGTCAACGAAGCTGTAAAGAATAACCCGGATAAATTTCCTGAAGGATACATTGTTCATCTGACAAATAGTGAATTTGAAGATTTGCGGTCGAAATTTTCGACCGCAAAATTCAGTAAAGTCCGTGTAGCCCCCAAAGGGTTCTCCGAGAGAGGGCTTTATATGATTGCGACAATCCTCAAATCACCTAAAGCTACTGAAACAACTATCGCCATCATTGAGACTTTTGCAAAAGTCCGGGAACTCTCAAGAAATATCGCAGGTTTACAGCGGCAGGAAGATAAGGGTATCCGCCAATCAATGTTGCAGAAAAGCGGGGAGATCATTGCAGATATTATCTCCAATGATTTTGAAACGACAGGTACGGAAACAACCGTAGAACTAAACTTTGCGCTACTCTCTGTAAAGCATACTGTAAAGAGAAAGCCTAAGCCTAAGAAATGA
- a CDS encoding JAB domain-containing protein: protein MQVDYFNIPEIKVSYSDKVKTSDRPRITCSRDASKIFREAHKDCMQHHEECHVMFLNRANRVLGIMLVSSGGMSGTVVDIRIILQTALKVNCSGICLAHNHPSGALSPSPQDVFLTKKLKEACGLMDIQLLDHIIVTEENYLSLADEGLF from the coding sequence ATGCAAGTAGATTATTTCAATATTCCGGAAATTAAAGTATCTTATTCTGATAAAGTTAAAACAAGTGATCGCCCTAGAATTACTTGTTCAAGAGATGCTTCCAAAATATTCAGGGAAGCACATAAGGATTGCATGCAGCATCACGAAGAGTGTCATGTGATGTTTTTAAATAGAGCCAACCGTGTTTTAGGCATCATGTTGGTTAGTTCGGGAGGAATGAGCGGTACGGTAGTTGATATCCGGATTATTCTGCAAACCGCACTTAAAGTTAATTGTTCAGGGATTTGCCTGGCCCATAACCATCCGAGTGGGGCCTTGAGTCCGAGTCCGCAGGATGTTTTTCTTACCAAGAAACTGAAAGAAGCCTGTGGTTTGATGGATATTCAGCTTTTAGATCATATCATTGTTACAGAAGAAAACTATTTAAGTTTAGCAGATGAGGGGCTCTTTTGA
- a CDS encoding transposase gives MQYKNSKKISFTASSVKKEFSSEQLTSYSGLSVTSDFINHCGIYRRLEHLFPTTRHNASRFSTAQILSSVLLASLCGVHRLKRIENFTFDALVSRLLKLPKNIDEDTIRRHLTGLGERGARSLHELLLDFTGLQVSRCGLKRVTLDCDSSTFTVYGNQQGAEVGYNSHKKGAKSYHPILCFVTEMKLLVNSWLRPGSSYTSNGVCEFVKETLAALPQKGGEGFFQGRQRLFQWWIV, from the coding sequence ATGCAATACAAAAATAGTAAAAAAATCTCATTTACTGCCAGTTCAGTAAAGAAAGAGTTCAGTTCAGAACAATTAACGTCATATTCAGGGTTAAGCGTAACCTCTGATTTTATCAACCATTGCGGCATTTATCGTCGGTTGGAACATCTTTTCCCAACCACCCGGCACAATGCAAGCCGTTTCAGTACAGCCCAAATACTCTCAAGTGTCCTGTTGGCTTCGTTGTGCGGTGTTCACCGTTTGAAGCGGATTGAAAATTTCACCTTTGACGCCTTGGTTTCCCGCTTGTTGAAGTTACCCAAGAACATTGACGAGGACACCATACGCCGCCATTTGACAGGTTTGGGTGAAAGGGGCGCCCGTTCGCTTCACGAGTTGTTATTGGATTTTACCGGCTTGCAAGTTTCCCGTTGCGGGTTAAAACGCGTGACGCTTGATTGCGACTCAAGCACATTTACCGTTTACGGCAACCAACAAGGAGCTGAAGTGGGTTACAACTCGCATAAAAAGGGCGCGAAAAGCTATCACCCCATCTTATGTTTCGTCACGGAGATGAAACTGCTTGTCAATTCGTGGCTCCGCCCGGGTTCAAGCTACACCTCAAACGGCGTTTGTGAATTTGTCAAAGAAACCTTGGCCGCTCTTCCCCAAAAAGGTGGAGAAGGTTTTTTTCAGGGCAGACAGCGGCTTTTTCAATGGTGGATTGTTTGA
- a CDS encoding PcfJ domain-containing protein, producing the protein MKPKNKFQQRVVEASKKLPKLTKEQIQWGYDNTIEHIGHRTEKGKMTCTKCGHSWQGAGYLVSILTDCNCPECNTKLKVETTKKRVFSGSYYMTIITSCERYQVLRTIIVNYTAKVGELPRYTHSEVMQRWIAPDGKYCTFARLRQTLGTCYYDSWIVHTPLELRSENSSNKFCINVYDKIGIGEVYPRQKLIPELKRTGYKKEFYGQKPLNLFRTLMTDNRAETLIKTGYAKLLERIMDSGWKLHIDNYWASIRICIRNNYKIKDATLWCDYIDLLRFFRKDLHNAKYVCPADLKAEHDRYVIKKAKADAQEEIEKQLEKEAEFRQVKERFFGLVFTDGKISVHVLESVAEIIKEGKLMHHCVGSYHSKSNSLILSACVDGEKVETIEVSLTKLQVVQSRGLCNKNTKYHDRIVNLVNNNISLIEQRLTA; encoded by the coding sequence ATGAAACCAAAGAATAAATTCCAACAACGGGTAGTGGAAGCAAGCAAGAAGCTGCCCAAACTTACTAAAGAACAGATTCAGTGGGGATATGACAACACTATCGAACATATCGGACACCGAACCGAAAAAGGTAAGATGACCTGTACCAAATGCGGTCATTCGTGGCAGGGAGCAGGGTATTTAGTCTCTATCCTGACAGATTGCAACTGTCCCGAATGCAATACGAAACTAAAGGTTGAAACCACTAAGAAACGGGTATTTAGCGGAAGCTACTACATGACCATTATAACCTCCTGTGAGAGATATCAGGTATTGCGTACCATAATCGTAAACTATACCGCTAAGGTCGGAGAATTGCCGAGATACACCCATTCAGAAGTGATGCAACGGTGGATTGCTCCTGATGGCAAGTATTGCACATTTGCCCGTTTGCGCCAGACATTGGGAACGTGTTATTACGATTCGTGGATAGTTCATACCCCGTTGGAACTGCGGAGCGAGAACAGCAGCAACAAGTTTTGCATAAACGTATATGACAAGATTGGTATCGGGGAGGTTTACCCAAGACAAAAACTGATCCCCGAACTCAAACGGACAGGCTATAAAAAAGAGTTTTACGGACAGAAACCTTTAAACCTGTTCCGCACCCTAATGACCGACAACAGAGCCGAAACATTGATAAAAACAGGCTATGCCAAGTTATTGGAGCGAATAATGGATAGTGGTTGGAAACTTCATATTGACAACTATTGGGCATCCATCCGTATCTGCATCCGGAATAATTATAAAATCAAGGATGCAACCCTTTGGTGCGACTATATCGACTTACTCCGATTCTTCAGGAAAGACCTGCATAATGCCAAATATGTATGTCCTGCCGACCTGAAAGCAGAACACGACCGATATGTAATCAAAAAAGCGAAAGCCGATGCACAAGAGGAAATTGAAAAACAACTCGAAAAAGAAGCCGAATTCAGGCAAGTCAAAGAAAGGTTTTTCGGACTTGTTTTCACCGATGGAAAAATCAGCGTACATGTCCTTGAAAGCGTGGCAGAGATTATAAAGGAGGGCAAGCTGATGCACCATTGTGTAGGCAGTTATCATTCAAAATCAAATTCCCTCATTCTATCCGCTTGTGTCGATGGGGAAAAGGTTGAAACAATAGAAGTATCATTGACTAAACTGCAAGTCGTCCAATCGAGAGGATTATGCAATAAGAATACCAAATACCACGATAGGATTGTTAACCTTGTAAACAATAATATATCACTTATTGAACAGAGATTAACAGCATAA
- a CDS encoding PcfK-like family protein — translation MKSTNHFKNTIQAYLEQRAASDPQFEWAYTTKENKNIDDCITYILNTVKNSGCNGFEDDEIFGMAVHYYDEVNLEIGKSMNAHVVVNHMVQLTEEEKEQARKEAIQKVHDETYRKMTQPVKKARKMLLTPQPSLFDF, via the coding sequence ATGAAATCAACGAATCATTTCAAAAATACCATACAAGCCTATTTAGAACAACGTGCAGCAAGCGATCCGCAATTTGAATGGGCATATACCACTAAAGAAAACAAGAACATAGACGACTGTATAACCTATATCCTGAACACAGTTAAGAATTCAGGTTGTAACGGCTTTGAGGACGACGAAATCTTTGGTATGGCGGTTCACTATTACGATGAAGTCAACCTCGAAATAGGAAAATCAATGAACGCCCATGTAGTAGTAAACCATATGGTGCAACTGACCGAAGAAGAAAAAGAACAGGCACGCAAAGAAGCCATACAGAAAGTACATGATGAAACATACAGGAAGATGACACAGCCTGTTAAGAAAGCCAGGAAAATGCTCCTAACACCCCAACCCAGTTTATTTGACTTCTAA
- a CDS encoding DUF3872 domain-containing protein — MKKLIRNSLYIVYVMGLSAIACACNDKLDIKQDYAFDLKTLPVQKTIAVNETAEIRCQLVTEGDYSGAGYFIRYFQSDGAGILMDDEGTLFTPNDLYPLTKKTFRLYYTSLSADNQVLDIYIVNSFNQIIQKTFSFTNKSKESGNSTDGAISIKYEQSKLLKKEYGTRTYNLLNNHLGYHHL, encoded by the coding sequence ATGAAAAAATTAATAAGAAACAGTCTATACATTGTGTATGTCATGGGATTATCAGCAATAGCCTGTGCCTGTAATGACAAGTTGGATATTAAACAGGATTATGCATTTGATCTGAAGACGCTTCCGGTTCAGAAAACAATAGCGGTAAATGAAACGGCCGAAATCAGGTGCCAATTAGTTACGGAAGGAGATTATTCCGGGGCGGGGTACTTTATCCGGTATTTTCAAAGTGACGGGGCCGGGATTTTAATGGATGATGAAGGAACATTATTTACCCCGAATGACCTTTATCCTCTCACAAAAAAGACGTTCCGGCTTTATTATACATCCTTGAGTGCGGATAATCAGGTGCTTGATATTTATATCGTCAATTCCTTCAATCAGATTATTCAAAAGACATTCTCGTTTACGAATAAATCAAAAGAAAGCGGGAACAGTACAGATGGTGCAATAAGTATAAAATACGAACAATCCAAGCTTTTGAAAAAAGAGTATGGAACTCGGACTTATAATCTGTTAAATAATCACTTAGGGTATCATCATTTATAA